In Clarias gariepinus isolate MV-2021 ecotype Netherlands chromosome 1, CGAR_prim_01v2, whole genome shotgun sequence, one DNA window encodes the following:
- the rwdd gene encoding RWD domain-containing protein 4 — translation MTANEEQEMELEALRSIYEGDDCFKELSPVSFQFRIGDLNEAKSFLMDISWTETYPETAPRISLDAFFNNRISAETKQLIISKLHEQVEANLGGAMMYTLFEWAKENQETLMENHQPVVSAVTLTSNSDVNNPVSVGKKKEKKEQLTKAQKRKMIGRTDNKGELPRGWNWVDVIKVM, via the exons atgactgCCAACGAAGAGCAGGAG ATGGAGTTGGAAGCTCTGCGTTCAATTTACGAAGGGGATGATTGCTTCAAAGAGCTGAGTCCCGTCTCCTTCCAGTTCAGG ATAGGAGACCTAAACGAGGCCAAATCATTCCTGATGGACATCTCATGGACAGAGACGTATCCGGAAACTGCACCCCGTATATCCTTAGATGCCTTTTTCAACAACAGAAT CTCTGCAGAGACCAAGCAGTTAATAATCTCCAAGCTGCACGAGCAGGTAGAGGCGAACCTGGGAGGCGCCATGATGTACACGCTGTTCGAATGGGCCAAAGAGAACCAGGAGACGCTGATGGAGAATCACCAGCCTGTAGTGTCTGCTGTG ACCCTGACTTCTAACAGCGACGTAAACAATCCCGTCTCCgttggaaagaaaaaggaaaaaaaggaacagctCACTAAGGCACAGAAAAGGAAAATGATTGGAAGAACTG ATAATAAAGGTGAACTTCCCAGAGGTTGGAACTGGGTTGATGTTATCAAGGTAATGTGA